The DNA region CGTACCTACCGCCAGCACATGAAGGACCTCGTTTTAGAAGGTACCAGTATAGATGGAAAGTTGACTATCACTAAAACCCTTCATTTCCGCCCCTATGAGGCTTATCGTACCCACGACGAAATGCTTGCAGAGATAGAAGAAACTAAGAATGCTGCTGCCAAAGATCGTCTCGTGACCATTGATACGATTGGTAAATCCGCTGAAAATCGTGAGATAAAAATGGCCATTGTGGCTAAAGACCAAGCAAGTATTGATAAGTATCTTAATGAAACAACACCTCTCATGCTTACCCAGCCTGATCAGATGTTACAAAACTTAAAAGCTGGTACTTTCGACTACAAACTACCTATCTTAATCAACAATACCCATGCTGATGAGCAGCCTGGTATTGATGTAGTAACCAGTCTTTTCCGTGACTTTGCACAAAAGGATACCATTACCTTCCCATCTACAGATGCAAACGGTAAACCGATTACTCTGAATTTAAAAGTTTCAGACTTGCTAGATAAATTTATTTTCCTGTTTAACTTTACAGAAAATCCTGATGGCGATGTTAAAAATCTTCGTTCTCTCGTAAATGGCTTGGACCCTAATCGAGACGCTGGTTTCCAGGTCAATCCTGAAACTCAAGCGATTGTCCGTCAAATTCACAAGTGGAATCCAATATCCGTCTTGGATATTCATGGCTTTGTATCTGGTTTCCTCATTGAACCTGCCACTCCACCTCATGATCCGAACTTTGAGTATGACTTACTAGCAAATATAATGTTGGAAAAAGCTCATGAAATGGGACGAGCTGGAGTTGCCAATTCTAAATATACACGCTACACCATTCCAAAAGTACACTGGGGAGATGGTTGGGATGATTCCTTTTCCGGCTATACTGCTGTCTATGCAATGTATCATGGTATCTTAGGTCATACAATCGAAATTCCTGAAAGCAATCAAGAATCATTCAAAGCTGGATTTTTTGCAGTTTTAGGTGGCATTCACAATATGGCAACTAAACCAGACAGTCTGATGGAAATGCGCCTCAAGTACTACTCTCGTGGCGTTAACAAAGTTGAAGATCCAAAAGCCGAAGCTGAATTAGTCGGTCCTGATGGCAAGATAGTTGGTCGTGTGAAAAAGAATCAGCCAAAATTCTTCCCAGACTACTATGTCATTCCTATGACACTTGACAAAAACAATGATATGCAAGAAGCATTTAAAATGATTGAGTACTTCAATCGCAATGGTGTTGTTGTCAAAGAATTGACCGAGGATGTCGGAAACTTCCACAGAGGGGACTTGGTCGTTGATATGGCTCAAGCCAAACGCGGATTTGCCAACCATGTCCTCTATTCCGGTTCAAATGAATCTGCTTGGGGGGCAATGTATGCTGAATTAGTTGTCAATTTCCCAAATATGAAAGGCTTCACAGCGAAAGCTATTTTCGATCAGGATGCTTTTAATGGAAAATTAGGAAGCATTACTTGGACCAAAGCACCGCGCACTACAGAAATCGATCATAAGGCTCCTTATTACATCGTTGCAAATACCTCTGAAAGTGCTGTTCAAGCTATCAATCAAGCTATCAAATCAGGGGCCAAGGTCTACTTGACAGAGGATGGTTACATTATGGAAACCAGCCAATTCAGTCAGCTACTGGAACACTATGCTCTTTATGGTGAACCACTTTATAAGAAACCTGTTGGACAAGAATTAAAACCAATGAAGGTCTATGCACCATCACATTCTTACAGTTGGGCTGGAGATTTTGCAATTTTAGCCAATTCTGCTCTTGCTGCAGAGCGTATGGGATTCGAAGTTGTAAAAACTGCAGATGAGGCAGACGCCATTATCCTTGAATCCGATCAATTTGATGCTAGTGTATTCGGTAAGAAACCTGTCATCATTGTTGGCGGTGGTGCTATGCAAAAACTAGAAAAATTAGGAATTTTAGCGGGATTCAATGCTGAACAATTTGCAAATGGCAGTGACCATGAAGGACTTATGCGAGCCATTATTGATGATAAACATCCTCTAACTAGTGGTTATGCAATG from Streptococcus ruminantium includes:
- a CDS encoding M14 family zinc carboxypeptidase; the protein is MKLSHKRKLLNQLLLASTALLAASITQANVFANTEDAVLPASSETLVPAPTEANPDKKAANPSEETPVEKQVEEATTTPPTPASTEMEKSTAEVNKSTDESTQDTTEKTNQPVAETQSTASNTTIVNLKTETVYLSETASITETVPLANTTTEKIEWKLDGKPISEWKTWNLEKGNFTGDSFITVEESRQNDQLHLNIHLAALFGEDLSKRTPSNIRRTYRQHMKDLVLEGTSIDGKLTITKTLHFRPYEAYRTHDEMLAEIEETKNAAAKDRLVTIDTIGKSAENREIKMAIVAKDQASIDKYLNETTPLMLTQPDQMLQNLKAGTFDYKLPILINNTHADEQPGIDVVTSLFRDFAQKDTITFPSTDANGKPITLNLKVSDLLDKFIFLFNFTENPDGDVKNLRSLVNGLDPNRDAGFQVNPETQAIVRQIHKWNPISVLDIHGFVSGFLIEPATPPHDPNFEYDLLANIMLEKAHEMGRAGVANSKYTRYTIPKVHWGDGWDDSFSGYTAVYAMYHGILGHTIEIPESNQESFKAGFFAVLGGIHNMATKPDSLMEMRLKYYSRGVNKVEDPKAEAELVGPDGKIVGRVKKNQPKFFPDYYVIPMTLDKNNDMQEAFKMIEYFNRNGVVVKELTEDVGNFHRGDLVVDMAQAKRGFANHVLYSGSNESAWGAMYAELVVNFPNMKGFTAKAIFDQDAFNGKLGSITWTKAPRTTEIDHKAPYYIVANTSESAVQAINQAIKSGAKVYLTEDGYIMETSQFSQLLEHYALYGEPLYKKPVGQELKPMKVYAPSHSYSWAGDFAILANSALAAERMGFEVVKTADEADAIILESDQFDASVFGKKPVIIVGGGAMQKLEKLGILAGFNAEQFANGSDHEGLMRAIIDDKHPLTSGYAMNGLFYSNSGNWIEGIPEGFKTLVKIADKDYYIAGWWPGYEKLANKVVAIAGNHQGYPVFIYAGNPTNKVHPVHFFRWVSNALFGSQLATLEDLPPVEILVPQPIKEENTEESKATLLVKQTGSSQKQLPRTGSQTNYIAIALGSLLLGTIIFRKKERSNK